In Selenomonas sp. TAMA-11512, a genomic segment contains:
- a CDS encoding UDP-N-acetylmuramoyl-L-alanyl-D-glutamate--2,6-diaminopimelate ligase, with product MAEKNLKDLAARIEGAVVKGRNVKIRDIADDSREVTKGALFIAMRGLHVDGLSFLPKAVELGAVAVLADRDVEVPHGIAVLRVPDLAAALAEMVPYFHDYPAKKLTMIGITGTNGKTTTSYMLRHILRSAGRKVGLIGTIKILIEEEELPIHNTTPNVVVLQRLLARMAERGIDTVVMEVSSHALALNRIAGCFFDRAVFTNLTQDHLDFHKTMEVYALAKAKLFESLAAGGKEKPCAIVNIDDAAGALMIEHTSVQKYTYGVRSADAAVRAGDLHIEATGARCVLSDGQCEMSLNMQVTGLFNVYNMLAAAATAISLGVSRDHIKAALESFAAVDGRFEQVRAGQDYAVIVDYAHTPDGLENILKTAREIAKARIITVFGCGGDRDNTKRPIMGRIAARLSDVVLATSDNPRSEDPAAILREVETGVLEAIGTKWHELHIDRRKAIQRAVEIAEKDDIVIIAGKGHEDYQILKDRTIHFDDREEARFAVEARRKADELTLTTAEVMEATSAADALGEADDRVFTSVTTDTRKIKEGALFVALKGEKYDGADFALDAVRAGAAGVVVAENAPQLAAMRKAKEAKGALLLTVGDTLLAYQQIAAAWRRRFSIPVVAVTGSSGKTTTKELTAAVLGARNPVLKTEANYNNEIGLPLTLLGLRLRHKAAVVEIGMSGLGQIAALAPVAAPDIAIVTNVGEVHIEHLGSIENIAKAKLELVESLEAGGTAILNADDPRVAAMAEQVKPGVKVVTYGLSKGATVRGEAIAAAADGMHFMVTFGRERHSAFVPIPGRHNIYNGLAAIAAGLAAGCPIASILAGLSQAKSGKMRMDRTEVRGITLIDDTYNANPTSTRAALAAVAGVSGGRRVAVLGDMLELGEWAEARHREIGEAVAKLGYDALFHYGELSRHMGKGAADAGVKKVVACDSHEAAAKALADYLRPGDTVLFKGSRGMHMEHVLTKVKEFIA from the coding sequence TTGGCAGAAAAGAATCTGAAGGATTTAGCGGCTCGTATTGAGGGAGCCGTCGTCAAAGGCCGCAATGTGAAGATCCGGGACATTGCGGATGACTCTCGTGAAGTGACGAAGGGTGCGCTCTTTATTGCCATGCGCGGACTCCACGTCGACGGATTGAGCTTTCTGCCGAAGGCGGTTGAACTCGGGGCGGTCGCCGTGCTCGCGGATCGCGATGTCGAGGTCCCCCACGGCATTGCCGTCCTTCGGGTTCCCGATTTAGCCGCGGCACTGGCGGAAATGGTTCCGTATTTTCACGACTACCCGGCGAAAAAGTTGACGATGATCGGCATCACGGGGACTAACGGAAAGACGACGACGAGCTATATGCTGCGTCACATCCTCCGCTCGGCGGGCCGCAAGGTCGGCCTTATAGGAACGATCAAGATCCTGATAGAGGAAGAAGAGCTTCCCATCCACAATACGACGCCGAACGTCGTCGTCCTGCAGCGTCTCTTGGCAAGGATGGCGGAGCGGGGCATCGATACGGTCGTGATGGAGGTCTCTTCGCATGCGCTCGCGCTGAACCGCATCGCGGGATGCTTCTTTGACCGCGCCGTCTTTACAAATCTCACGCAGGATCACCTGGACTTTCACAAGACGATGGAAGTGTATGCCCTTGCCAAGGCAAAGCTCTTTGAGAGTCTCGCCGCGGGCGGCAAGGAAAAGCCCTGCGCCATCGTCAATATCGATGACGCGGCGGGAGCGCTCATGATCGAGCATACGAGCGTTCAGAAATACACCTACGGCGTGCGTTCCGCGGATGCTGCCGTGCGCGCAGGCGATCTTCACATTGAAGCGACGGGGGCGCGGTGCGTCTTGTCGGACGGGCAATGTGAGATGTCTCTGAATATGCAGGTCACGGGTCTCTTCAATGTGTACAACATGCTGGCGGCGGCGGCGACGGCGATTTCGCTCGGCGTGTCCCGCGATCACATCAAGGCGGCACTGGAGAGCTTCGCGGCGGTCGACGGCCGCTTTGAGCAGGTGCGCGCGGGGCAGGACTACGCGGTCATCGTTGACTACGCGCATACGCCCGACGGATTGGAAAACATACTGAAAACGGCGAGAGAAATCGCCAAGGCGCGCATCATTACCGTATTCGGCTGCGGCGGCGACCGGGACAACACGAAGCGTCCCATCATGGGGCGCATTGCGGCGCGTCTCTCGGACGTCGTGCTTGCCACCTCGGACAATCCGCGCTCGGAAGATCCCGCCGCCATTCTTCGGGAGGTCGAGACCGGTGTGCTGGAAGCCATCGGAACGAAGTGGCATGAGCTGCACATCGATCGCCGGAAGGCGATACAGCGTGCCGTTGAGATTGCCGAGAAGGACGATATCGTCATCATTGCGGGCAAGGGGCACGAGGACTATCAGATACTGAAGGATCGGACGATTCATTTCGACGACCGTGAAGAGGCGCGGTTTGCCGTTGAAGCGCGCAGAAAGGCGGACGAGCTGACGCTCACAACCGCCGAAGTCATGGAGGCGACAAGCGCGGCGGACGCGCTCGGTGAGGCGGATGACCGCGTCTTTACGAGCGTGACGACGGATACGAGAAAGATCAAAGAGGGCGCGCTCTTCGTCGCGCTCAAGGGCGAGAAGTATGACGGTGCGGACTTTGCGCTTGACGCCGTCCGCGCGGGAGCGGCAGGCGTCGTGGTCGCTGAGAACGCACCACAGCTGGCTGCCATGAGGAAGGCGAAGGAAGCGAAGGGAGCCCTGCTTCTGACGGTCGGGGATACGCTTCTTGCTTACCAACAGATTGCCGCGGCGTGGCGGCGGAGGTTTTCCATTCCTGTTGTCGCCGTGACGGGCTCAAGCGGCAAGACGACGACGAAGGAGCTCACGGCGGCTGTCTTAGGGGCGCGCAATCCCGTCCTGAAAACAGAGGCGAACTACAACAACGAAATCGGACTGCCGCTGACGCTCTTGGGGCTGCGTCTCCGCCATAAGGCGGCGGTTGTCGAGATCGGCATGAGCGGGCTGGGGCAGATCGCCGCGCTGGCGCCGGTCGCCGCGCCCGATATCGCCATTGTGACGAATGTCGGCGAGGTGCATATCGAACATCTCGGCTCCATAGAGAACATCGCGAAGGCGAAGTTAGAGCTTGTCGAATCGCTCGAAGCCGGAGGGACCGCCATCCTCAACGCGGATGATCCGCGCGTGGCGGCGATGGCGGAGCAGGTGAAGCCCGGTGTCAAGGTCGTGACATACGGTCTGTCGAAGGGGGCAACGGTGCGCGGCGAGGCGATCGCGGCCGCCGCGGACGGCATGCACTTTATGGTCACCTTCGGCAGGGAGCGCCACAGCGCCTTTGTGCCGATTCCCGGACGCCACAACATTTACAACGGACTTGCCGCCATTGCCGCGGGACTTGCAGCGGGCTGCCCGATCGCGAGCATCCTGGCGGGGCTGTCGCAGGCGAAGAGCGGGAAGATGCGCATGGACAGGACGGAAGTGCGCGGGATCACGCTGATCGACGATACGTACAACGCCAATCCGACGTCGACACGCGCCGCGCTTGCGGCCGTCGCGGGGGTGAGCGGCGGACGCAGGGTCGCCGTTCTCGGCGACATGCTCGAACTCGGCGAATGGGCGGAGGCAAGGCATCGTGAAATTGGCGAGGCGGTGGCAAAGCTCGGCTATGACGCGCTCTTTCACTATGGCGAGCTGTCGCGGCACATGGGGAAGGGGGCCGCGGACGCCGGCGTGAAAAAGGTCGTCGCCTGCGATTCGCATGAGGCGGCGGCGAAGGCTCTCGCCGACTATCTGCGGCCCGGTGACACGGTGCTCTTCAAGGGATCTCGCGGTATGCACATGGAGCATGTGCTGACGAAAGTGAAGGAGTTTATAGCTTGA
- the ftsL gene encoding cell division protein FtsL: protein MLARQEEELYELVEEDHARVRIPGHRQTRERRPELNTRLRARVFLLITVLCVMAMIVTVRSGIVASRGYDLVKMQRQAAAVERENDHLKIEIAQLKSPDRIRRLASDNLGMSTPKNVYFANEQ from the coding sequence ATGCTGGCAAGACAGGAAGAAGAACTGTATGAGCTCGTAGAGGAAGACCATGCGCGGGTTCGAATTCCCGGTCACCGGCAGACAAGGGAGCGCCGTCCGGAGCTCAATACGCGTCTGCGGGCGCGTGTGTTCCTGCTGATCACGGTGCTGTGCGTGATGGCCATGATTGTGACCGTTCGGAGCGGTATCGTGGCGAGCCGCGGCTATGATCTCGTAAAGATGCAGCGGCAAGCGGCCGCTGTGGAGAGGGAAAACGATCACCTGAAAATTGAGATCGCGCAGCTGAAATCGCCGGATCGCATCCGTCGCCTCGCGTCGGATAATCTCGGGATGAGCACGCCGAAGAATGTATACTTTGCGAATGAACAGTGA
- a CDS encoding D-alanine--D-alanine ligase, which yields MTKGLIIVVMGGPSTEAEVSRRTGTEILKALKSKGYPAEPLELDPPHFAETILAKKPAIVFNALHGRYGEDGLMQGTLDMLGIPYTGSGVLAAAVTMDKAATKRIFFGAGIPTPPASFFHRSEAERAIEMIKKDFSFPLVVKAVSQGSSIGVVIVEREEELGDALKEAFRYDEEILVETFIRGRELTVAVKGTPTHAEALPVIEIVTTTGRYDYETKYKPGASAHIVPAELSEALTASVQEIACEAFRICGCKGVARVDFMLAEDDTPYAIEVNSVPGMTETSLVPDAARAAGQEFPELCEEILQLAGY from the coding sequence GTGACTAAAGGGCTGATCATCGTCGTTATGGGCGGGCCGTCGACGGAGGCGGAGGTTTCCCGCCGCACGGGCACGGAGATTCTGAAGGCGCTGAAGAGCAAGGGATATCCGGCGGAACCGTTGGAGCTTGATCCGCCGCATTTTGCGGAGACGATTTTGGCGAAGAAGCCCGCCATCGTCTTCAACGCGCTGCATGGCCGCTATGGGGAAGACGGTCTGATGCAGGGGACGCTCGACATGCTGGGCATTCCCTATACGGGCTCCGGCGTGCTTGCCGCGGCGGTGACGATGGATAAGGCGGCGACGAAGCGCATCTTTTTCGGCGCCGGCATTCCCACGCCTCCGGCGAGTTTTTTCCATCGCTCCGAAGCGGAGCGCGCCATCGAGATGATCAAGAAGGACTTTTCATTTCCTCTCGTAGTCAAGGCGGTTTCGCAGGGATCCTCCATCGGCGTTGTCATTGTCGAGAGGGAAGAGGAACTCGGCGATGCGCTCAAAGAGGCGTTTCGCTATGATGAGGAAATCCTCGTCGAGACGTTTATACGCGGCCGGGAGCTTACGGTAGCGGTCAAGGGAACACCGACACATGCGGAAGCGCTGCCCGTCATTGAAATCGTGACTACCACGGGCCGTTACGACTACGAGACGAAGTACAAGCCCGGCGCTTCGGCGCATATCGTGCCGGCGGAGCTCTCGGAGGCGCTGACGGCGTCCGTGCAGGAGATCGCCTGCGAGGCGTTTCGCATATGCGGCTGCAAGGGTGTCGCGCGCGTCGACTTCATGCTGGCGGAGGACGATACGCCGTATGCCATCGAGGTCAATTCGGTGCCCGGAATGACGGAGACCTCGCTTGTGCCGGATGCGGCACGCGCGGCGGGGCAGGAGTTCCCCGAGCTCTGTGAGGAGATCCTGCAGCTTGCAGGGTACTGA
- a CDS encoding DUF881 domain-containing protein, whose product MLKIKQSGRISIICVSMVLGFMIAVQFRATEDLRSSVANQRVETLVERLLQTEDERDRLQEELKAMKEKERDGQAPAMDPEILMKGGFTPLVGTGVTVTLDDSKATSKAGENPNLYIIHDDDILRVINELRAAGAEAVSINGQRLVGTSEIRCAGPTLSVNNVRSAAPFVIKAIGNSEDLEKSIKMRGGVEDTLKVWGIRVSVEKEKEVNIPAYTGAAAFKYAKQGKEEASS is encoded by the coding sequence ATGTTGAAAATCAAACAGAGCGGACGCATTTCCATTATCTGCGTTTCCATGGTTTTGGGCTTCATGATTGCCGTGCAGTTCCGCGCGACGGAGGATCTGCGGTCGTCGGTCGCCAACCAGCGCGTGGAGACGCTGGTTGAGCGCCTCCTGCAGACCGAAGATGAGCGGGATCGCCTGCAGGAAGAGCTCAAGGCGATGAAGGAAAAGGAGAGAGACGGACAGGCGCCCGCCATGGACCCGGAGATTTTGATGAAGGGCGGCTTTACGCCGCTTGTCGGAACCGGCGTGACCGTGACGCTTGACGACAGTAAGGCGACGAGCAAGGCGGGCGAGAATCCCAACCTCTACATCATCCACGATGATGACATCCTGCGCGTCATCAACGAGCTGCGGGCGGCAGGCGCGGAAGCCGTGTCCATCAACGGGCAGCGGCTCGTCGGAACCTCGGAGATACGCTGCGCGGGGCCGACGCTGTCGGTCAATAATGTCCGTTCGGCCGCCCCTTTCGTCATCAAGGCGATCGGCAACTCGGAGGATCTCGAAAAATCGATCAAGATGCGCGGGGGCGTAGAGGACACGCTGAAAGTCTGGGGCATCCGCGTCAGTGTGGAAAAGGAAAAAGAAGTCAACATTCCGGCCTATACGGGAGCGGCGGCTTTTAAATACGCGAAGCAGGGAAAGGAGGAGGCGTCGTCATGA
- the murC gene encoding UDP-N-acetylmuramate--L-alanine ligase — protein sequence MAQDAMRRVDIDSIADMRRFHFIGIGGAGMSALAHILLEEGCTVTGSDLSESGLLRELRALGATIHQGHAAENLGDPEAVVVSTAIHDDNPELVLAREKGIHILHRSDVNAMLLNRRKGIAVAGAHGKTTTTAMIGVVLDTCDVSPTIIIGGESPDLGTNAKLGKSDYLVSEADESDGSFVKLQPHFAIVTNIEDDHLDHYGTMEKLEDAFVAFLNNVKEGGTAILCYDSEIVRKIAPRVKTPIISYGIEENADYQAANVKAHPGGMTFTLLHKGETLGEISLHLPGRHNVANALAAIAAGREIGLSVEALQKGLDAFHGAKRRFQTLYKANDVWIVDDYAHHPTEIAMTLQAAKQTKPGRLVCAFQPHRYTRTQLLADEFGVAFGEADVLILTDVYAAGEDPIPGIDGRTLVEAVKRQTGKDAIYIERIEDIAPYLEGMCEAGDLIISMGAGDIHKAGEELAERLGGKVRD from the coding sequence TTGGCACAGGATGCGATGCGAAGAGTAGATATAGACAGCATAGCGGATATGCGGCGGTTTCACTTCATCGGCATTGGCGGCGCGGGCATGAGCGCGTTGGCGCACATTCTCCTCGAGGAGGGATGCACCGTCACGGGCTCCGATCTCAGTGAATCGGGCCTCCTAAGAGAGCTGCGCGCTCTCGGAGCGACGATTCACCAGGGGCACGCCGCGGAGAACCTCGGCGATCCGGAAGCGGTTGTCGTATCCACGGCGATTCATGACGATAACCCGGAGCTCGTCCTGGCAAGGGAAAAAGGGATTCATATCCTGCACCGCTCCGATGTCAACGCGATGCTTCTCAATCGTCGGAAGGGCATCGCTGTCGCCGGCGCGCACGGCAAGACGACGACAACGGCGATGATCGGCGTCGTGCTCGATACCTGTGACGTTTCGCCGACCATCATCATCGGCGGAGAGTCGCCCGATCTCGGGACGAATGCGAAGCTCGGCAAGAGTGATTATCTCGTCAGCGAGGCGGATGAGAGTGACGGATCCTTTGTCAAGCTGCAGCCGCATTTCGCCATTGTGACGAACATCGAGGACGACCATCTGGACCACTACGGAACGATGGAGAAGCTGGAAGACGCCTTCGTCGCGTTTTTGAACAACGTCAAGGAGGGCGGCACGGCAATTCTCTGCTATGACAGCGAGATCGTCCGCAAGATCGCTCCTCGCGTCAAAACGCCGATCATCTCCTACGGCATCGAAGAGAATGCGGACTATCAGGCGGCGAACGTCAAAGCGCATCCGGGCGGCATGACATTCACGCTCCTGCACAAGGGGGAGACATTGGGCGAGATTTCGCTGCATCTGCCGGGACGGCACAATGTGGCGAATGCCCTGGCGGCGATCGCGGCGGGACGTGAAATCGGACTGTCCGTGGAAGCGCTGCAGAAAGGGCTGGACGCGTTCCACGGGGCAAAACGCCGCTTCCAGACGCTGTACAAGGCGAACGATGTGTGGATTGTCGACGACTACGCGCATCATCCGACGGAGATTGCCATGACGCTGCAGGCGGCGAAGCAGACAAAGCCGGGGCGGCTTGTATGCGCGTTCCAGCCGCATCGCTATACGAGGACGCAGCTGCTCGCGGACGAGTTCGGCGTCGCCTTCGGCGAGGCGGATGTGCTCATCCTGACGGATGTCTACGCGGCGGGCGAGGATCCGATTCCCGGCATCGACGGCAGGACGCTTGTGGAGGCGGTCAAGCGGCAGACGGGGAAAGACGCGATTTACATTGAGCGGATCGAGGATATCGCTCCGTATCTCGAAGGCATGTGTGAAGCGGGCGATCTCATCATCTCGATGGGCGCGGGAGACATCCACAAAGCGGGTGAAGAATTGGCGGAGCGTTTGGGGGGGAAAGTGCGTGACTAA
- the mraY gene encoding phospho-N-acetylmuramoyl-pentapeptide-transferase, whose protein sequence is MFFNADVQSLVLAAAIAAGTVLAIGPVAIPKLHALKFGQSIREDGPKSHQAKSGTPTMGGILIVFGITLATFIAAPMTADVLLALGMLLGHYVLGFLDDYIKVVKKRNLGLRAKQKLLGQVVIALLVTYFSIEFLHMDTSLWLPFGLPAVSLGAGYYLFVICVLVGTSNAVNLTDGLDGLAAGTVTIAALAYTVIALGMGMEGLAIFGAATAAASFAFLRFNAHPAKIFMGDTGSLALGGAIAAMGILTHTELLLAVIGFVFVVEALSVILQVASFKSTGRRIFRMSPIHHHFELGGWSEWRVVLTFWACGLIAAAAGVWIYLA, encoded by the coding sequence ATATTTTTCAATGCGGATGTGCAGTCGCTCGTCCTTGCCGCGGCGATTGCCGCGGGGACCGTACTCGCCATAGGCCCTGTGGCGATACCGAAGCTCCACGCGCTGAAATTCGGACAGAGCATCCGCGAGGACGGGCCGAAGAGCCATCAGGCGAAGAGCGGTACGCCGACGATGGGCGGCATCCTCATCGTCTTCGGCATCACGCTGGCGACGTTTATCGCGGCGCCGATGACGGCGGATGTGCTGCTTGCCCTCGGCATGCTTTTGGGGCACTATGTGCTCGGTTTCCTTGACGATTACATCAAGGTGGTCAAGAAGCGCAATCTGGGTCTTCGTGCGAAACAGAAGCTGCTGGGGCAGGTCGTCATCGCACTGCTGGTCACCTATTTCTCAATCGAGTTTCTCCACATGGATACGAGCCTCTGGCTGCCGTTCGGTCTGCCTGCCGTTTCGCTCGGTGCCGGCTACTATCTCTTTGTCATCTGCGTCCTCGTCGGTACGAGCAACGCGGTCAACCTGACGGACGGGCTCGACGGACTCGCTGCGGGTACGGTGACGATTGCGGCGCTTGCCTATACGGTGATTGCTCTCGGGATGGGAATGGAAGGTCTGGCGATTTTTGGCGCCGCGACGGCGGCGGCCTCATTTGCCTTTCTCCGCTTCAACGCGCATCCGGCGAAGATCTTCATGGGCGATACGGGCTCCCTGGCCCTCGGCGGCGCCATTGCGGCGATGGGCATCCTGACGCATACGGAGCTGCTGCTTGCGGTCATCGGTTTTGTCTTTGTCGTCGAGGCACTGTCGGTCATTCTGCAGGTAGCGTCCTTCAAGTCGACGGGCAGGCGCATCTTTCGCATGAGCCCGATTCACCATCACTTTGAGCTTGGCGGCTGGAGCGAGTGGCGGGTCGTGCTGACGTTTTGGGCATGCGGCCTGATCGCCGCCGCCGCTGGTGTGTGGATCTATTTGGCATAG
- a CDS encoding FtsQ-type POTRA domain-containing protein, which produces MTDEEHYELGGELQEKRRSPRRLLKGFAFIIISSALLAVLVYSPLFAVRHIEVIGNRYMPEKDVIRISGAYMGAPLFALETNAMTQNLKKDLRIEQAVVRRSLPSTLEIEIKERRPIATLAADFGYVDLDREGTVIDAYKTLKTMQIPMITGKEVRDLYIGDKTEDSDTQKAIRYLMELQESTQSLMSEVSLADVENVTAFTTTGATIYLGSIDTLDEKVAMTDQFAKDMASSSRPIAYVDFKYAAPFIKFKEPLIK; this is translated from the coding sequence ATGACCGACGAAGAGCATTACGAGCTGGGCGGAGAGTTGCAGGAGAAACGACGAAGTCCGCGTCGTCTGCTCAAGGGATTTGCATTTATTATCATTTCATCGGCGCTTCTGGCAGTTCTTGTCTATTCACCGCTTTTCGCTGTCCGGCATATTGAGGTCATCGGCAATCGATACATGCCGGAGAAGGACGTTATCCGTATTTCGGGGGCGTATATGGGGGCGCCGCTCTTCGCACTGGAGACAAACGCGATGACGCAGAACCTGAAAAAGGACCTGCGCATCGAACAGGCTGTCGTGCGCCGCTCCCTGCCGTCGACCTTGGAAATCGAGATCAAGGAACGCCGTCCGATCGCGACATTGGCGGCCGATTTCGGCTATGTCGACCTCGATCGGGAAGGCACCGTCATCGACGCCTATAAGACGTTGAAGACGATGCAGATACCCATGATTACAGGCAAAGAGGTCAGAGATCTCTATATCGGAGACAAGACGGAGGACAGCGATACGCAAAAGGCGATTCGATATCTCATGGAGCTGCAGGAATCGACACAGAGCCTCATGTCCGAAGTATCTCTGGCGGATGTGGAAAATGTCACCGCCTTTACGACGACGGGTGCGACCATTTACCTGGGCAGTATTGACACGCTCGATGAAAAAGTCGCGATGACGGATCAGTTCGCGAAGGACATGGCAAGTTCGTCGCGACCGATTGCCTACGTGGATTTCAAATACGCGGCACCGTTTATCAAGTTTAAGGAACCGCTGATAAAATGA
- the murD gene encoding UDP-N-acetylmuramoyl-L-alanine--D-glutamate ligase, with translation MDLKDKNVLVIGAGISGFAAAKTAAELGARVTLTDAKDKNAIHAEDTDWQAMEQAGIRLALGGQTVDLLENLDLIIPSPAVPVRIPFLQEAIKRGIPVISEVELAASLAKSPIFAITGTNGKTTTTTLLGLLMKEKYGDSARVGGNIGYPLVYAAQEAGVSGAIIAEISSYQMETTKHFHPHIAAVLNLTPDHIKRHGSMQVYQEMKERIFAEQTAEDFLVLNMDDDAVREMKARAKGRVLYFSRKTELEEGAYLVDGVLTIRWQGVVHPLLRTLEMGIVGGHNVENALAAALMAFLAGVAPEAIARVLRSFRGVAHRIEFVRERGGVRWYNDSKATNTDSAIKALESFDGHIVLIAGGDDKGTDLTEFMKLVREKVDDLILVGDAALRFHTAAADAGFPEEHIFETAYSMKTAVDVAARHAAPPQTVLLSPACASFDMFDGFEERGDVFKRLVTELGDA, from the coding sequence GTGGACTTGAAAGACAAGAACGTTCTCGTCATCGGTGCGGGAATCAGCGGCTTTGCAGCGGCAAAAACGGCGGCAGAACTCGGCGCGCGCGTCACGCTGACCGACGCGAAGGACAAGAACGCCATTCATGCGGAGGACACGGATTGGCAGGCGATGGAGCAAGCCGGCATCCGCTTGGCGCTCGGCGGGCAGACGGTCGATCTCCTCGAGAATTTGGATCTCATCATTCCTTCTCCGGCCGTTCCCGTCCGCATTCCCTTTTTGCAGGAGGCGATCAAGCGCGGCATTCCCGTCATCAGTGAAGTTGAGCTGGCGGCAAGTCTCGCGAAATCCCCTATATTCGCTATCACGGGAACGAACGGCAAGACGACGACGACGACGCTCCTCGGCCTGCTGATGAAAGAGAAGTACGGCGATTCGGCGCGCGTCGGCGGCAATATCGGCTATCCTCTCGTCTACGCGGCGCAGGAGGCGGGCGTGTCGGGGGCGATCATAGCGGAGATATCGAGCTATCAGATGGAGACGACGAAGCACTTCCATCCGCACATCGCCGCCGTGCTGAACCTCACTCCCGACCATATCAAGCGGCACGGCTCCATGCAGGTCTATCAGGAGATGAAGGAGAGGATCTTCGCCGAGCAGACGGCGGAGGACTTCCTCGTCTTGAACATGGATGACGACGCGGTGCGTGAGATGAAGGCGCGCGCCAAGGGCAGAGTGCTCTACTTCAGCCGAAAGACGGAGCTCGAAGAGGGGGCGTATCTCGTGGACGGCGTGCTGACGATCCGTTGGCAGGGCGTCGTGCATCCGCTGCTGCGCACGTTGGAGATGGGCATTGTCGGCGGACACAACGTGGAAAACGCCCTGGCGGCAGCTCTGATGGCGTTCCTCGCGGGTGTCGCGCCCGAGGCGATCGCGCGCGTGCTCAGGAGCTTCCGGGGCGTTGCGCACCGCATCGAATTTGTCCGGGAGCGCGGCGGTGTCCGCTGGTACAACGACTCGAAGGCGACGAATACGGATTCCGCCATCAAGGCGCTGGAGAGCTTTGACGGACACATCGTGCTGATCGCCGGAGGGGACGATAAGGGCACGGATCTGACGGAGTTTATGAAGCTCGTCCGCGAAAAGGTCGATGACCTCATCCTCGTGGGCGATGCCGCCCTGCGCTTCCACACGGCTGCGGCGGATGCCGGATTCCCGGAGGAGCACATATTTGAGACGGCGTATTCCATGAAGACAGCGGTCGACGTGGCGGCTCGGCACGCGGCGCCTCCGCAGACGGTGCTGCTGTCGCCCGCGTGTGCCAGCTTCGATATGTTCGACGGCTTCGAGGAGCGCGGCGATGTCTTTAAGCGACTTGTGACGGAGCTGGGCGATGCGTGA
- the murG gene encoding undecaprenyldiphospho-muramoylpentapeptide beta-N-acetylglucosaminyltransferase: MKIIVSGGGTGGHIYPALTVIEALRAECPAAEFLYVGTKEGLEADIVPKEGIPFRAVDAAGLKRSLSPANFLRIGRTMKGVLEARSIVREFAPDLVIGTGGYAAGPILLTAALSGVPTLIQEQNVYAGITNKLLARFVTKIAVGLEEARHFFPAEKTVVTGNPIRGAVLTAEPAYDAYGFTPEKPVVLISGGSRGARTINLAMVDVLRKASGDAGVQYFLVTGQGEYALVRKKLSEAGISLETAAHIKVEPYLYDMPSAMAMADLAVFRAGATGIAELTAKGIPSILVPYPYAAENHQEKNARALERVGAARVILNRELTGELLKTSIDALLGDRAALRAMGERSLALGKPNAARDIAKLGLSLIRH, translated from the coding sequence ATGAAGATTATCGTCTCGGGCGGCGGCACGGGCGGACACATCTATCCGGCGCTGACCGTCATTGAAGCGCTGCGGGCAGAGTGCCCGGCGGCGGAGTTCCTCTACGTCGGGACGAAAGAGGGCCTCGAGGCGGACATCGTTCCGAAGGAGGGAATTCCCTTTCGCGCCGTCGACGCGGCAGGGCTGAAGCGCAGTCTTTCGCCGGCGAATTTCCTGCGCATCGGGCGCACGATGAAGGGCGTCCTGGAGGCGCGGTCCATCGTCCGGGAGTTCGCGCCCGATCTCGTCATCGGCACAGGCGGCTATGCAGCCGGGCCGATTCTGTTGACGGCCGCGCTCTCCGGGGTGCCGACGCTCATCCAGGAGCAGAATGTGTACGCGGGGATCACGAACAAGCTCCTCGCGCGATTTGTAACGAAGATCGCGGTAGGTCTCGAAGAGGCGCGCCATTTTTTCCCGGCAGAGAAGACGGTCGTTACGGGAAATCCCATCCGCGGCGCGGTGCTGACGGCGGAGCCGGCGTATGACGCCTATGGGTTTACGCCGGAGAAGCCGGTCGTATTGATCTCCGGCGGCAGCCGCGGGGCGCGCACGATCAACCTGGCCATGGTCGATGTGCTGCGAAAGGCGAGCGGCGATGCGGGCGTGCAGTATTTTCTTGTCACGGGGCAAGGGGAGTACGCGCTCGTGCGCAAAAAGCTTTCCGAAGCCGGCATATCCTTGGAGACGGCAGCGCATATCAAAGTGGAGCCATATCTCTACGATATGCCGAGCGCGATGGCGATGGCGGATCTTGCCGTCTTTCGCGCCGGTGCGACGGGGATCGCGGAGCTCACGGCGAAGGGAATCCCCTCGATTCTCGTGCCGTATCCGTACGCGGCGGAGAACCACCAGGAGAAAAATGCGCGCGCACTCGAGCGCGTGGGGGCGGCAAGGGTCATCTTGAATCGTGAGCTCACAGGAGAGCTGCTGAAGACGAGCATCGATGCACTGCTTGGGGATCGTGCGGCGCTGCGGGCCATGGGAGAGCGCAGTCTCGCTCTGGGCAAGCCGAACGCCGCGAGGGACATTGCAAAATTGGGATTATCGCTGATACGTCATTGA